The Vibrio agarivorans genome window below encodes:
- a CDS encoding Txe/YoeB family addiction module toxin, with protein MKLTFSTNAWEDYLYWQKTDKKLLKRVNTLIKDIQREPYNGLGKPEPLKHGLSGYWSRRINDEHRIVYRYQDNTILIAQLRFHYGV; from the coding sequence ATGAAACTCACTTTCTCAACCAATGCTTGGGAAGATTACCTATACTGGCAAAAAACCGATAAGAAGCTCCTCAAAAGGGTCAATACGCTAATAAAAGATATACAGCGTGAACCCTACAATGGCCTAGGAAAACCAGAACCACTCAAACACGGCTTATCTGGGTATTGGTCACGCCGCATCAATGATGAGCATCGCATCGTCTACCGTTATCAAGACAATACCATTCTTATCGCTCAATTGCGGTTTCATTACGGCGTATAG
- a CDS encoding type II toxin-antitoxin system Phd/YefM family antitoxin gives MDAISYTAARANLATTMQKVCNDHAPVIITRKSEAPVVMISLEDYEAMQETTYLLRAPMNARRLLESMAELESGNGQERELLE, from the coding sequence ATGGACGCAATTAGCTACACAGCCGCCAGAGCAAACCTTGCTACTACTATGCAAAAAGTATGTAATGATCATGCTCCAGTAATCATTACACGCAAAAGCGAAGCACCTGTCGTCATGATTTCTCTTGAGGATTATGAAGCGATGCAAGAAACCACCTACCTATTGCGTGCTCCGATGAATGCTCGTCGATTACTTGAATCTATGGCAGAACTGGAGTCTGGCAATGGGCAAGAAAGAGAGCTCCTTGAATGA
- a CDS encoding type II toxin-antitoxin system HipA family toxin: protein MESLTIQAYLSDQWSDIAQVTFPKSEEGNFFTTEIHYLPDYAIESIDRDDRHAVSLNHPVSFFFDDKGRPGWLRFLDDIMPSGASRRYWVKQLDIEDLPIDQQDFILLKYGTISPVGNLRIKDSLPNRSEKSDSLFFSTNDVINRGSDFLDYAQERGAVAGGATGAGGEAPKLLLRCSSENRIWIDSYQDDNKNQDTHYLVKYPRGSRGKTDCNILRAEYHFYHELTTLGIETIPLECMRLEEGENYPSLWLPRFDVYFDQQGVMQRFAMESVYSILSKGPASILEHEKTIRALIDKIMNSHMVTEQGYQFDIQNFVIEWVKRDLVNILFGNSDNHGRNTSFVKGDGFIKLAPVYDFAPMKADPEGIPRATKWKSPLEVGGEYDFEGIADTLSDLVLKEVLMHELKVLAKNCLTLKDRLQKRGVPEQILAMPSIGMDFIESKIEKWGLL, encoded by the coding sequence ATGGAATCACTCACGATACAAGCTTATTTATCAGATCAATGGTCTGACATAGCTCAGGTTACATTCCCGAAAAGTGAGGAAGGTAACTTCTTTACAACTGAAATTCACTACCTGCCTGACTATGCTATTGAGTCGATAGATAGAGATGATCGGCATGCCGTATCACTAAATCACCCTGTCAGTTTCTTCTTTGATGACAAAGGACGTCCAGGTTGGTTGAGGTTTCTCGATGACATAATGCCGAGTGGGGCCAGTCGGCGATACTGGGTCAAACAGCTTGATATTGAAGATCTACCTATTGACCAGCAAGACTTTATCCTCTTGAAGTATGGAACAATCTCTCCAGTTGGTAACTTAAGGATTAAAGATTCACTTCCTAATCGCTCAGAAAAGTCTGACTCACTATTCTTCTCGACAAATGACGTTATCAATCGTGGTAGTGATTTTCTAGACTATGCGCAGGAAAGAGGAGCAGTGGCAGGTGGCGCAACGGGTGCTGGAGGAGAAGCTCCTAAGCTATTGTTGCGCTGTTCTTCAGAAAATAGAATTTGGATTGATAGCTATCAAGACGACAATAAAAACCAAGATACACACTATCTAGTCAAATACCCCAGAGGCTCAAGAGGAAAGACGGACTGTAATATTCTACGAGCTGAATATCATTTCTACCATGAGCTAACGACCTTGGGGATAGAAACTATTCCCCTAGAGTGCATGAGGTTAGAAGAAGGAGAAAACTACCCTTCTCTTTGGCTGCCGAGATTTGATGTCTATTTCGATCAACAAGGAGTCATGCAGCGTTTCGCTATGGAATCGGTCTACTCTATTTTAAGTAAGGGACCGGCTAGTATTCTTGAGCATGAAAAAACCATTAGAGCACTCATTGATAAAATAATGAATAGTCATATGGTCACGGAACAAGGGTATCAGTTTGATATTCAAAACTTTGTTATAGAGTGGGTAAAAAGAGATCTCGTGAACATCCTATTTGGTAACAGCGATAATCACGGAAGAAATACTTCTTTCGTTAAAGGAGATGGGTTTATTAAGCTCGCTCCTGTCTATGATTTTGCTCCAATGAAAGCCGATCCAGAGGGGATACCTAGAGCCACCAAATGGAAATCACCACTTGAGGTAGGTGGAGAGTATGACTTTGAAGGCATTGCCGACACATTATCAGACTTAGTGCTAAAAGAAGTGCTGATGCATGAGCTAAAAGTGTTGGCAAAAAACTGTTTAACTTTGAAAGATAGGCTTCAAAAACGAGGTGTACCTGAACAAATTTTAGCAATGCCAAGCATCGGTATGGATTTCATTGAATCAAAAATAGAAAAGTGGGGATTGCTATGA
- a CDS encoding helix-turn-helix transcriptional regulator, which produces MSSHDSKRQDGQALNSSSESVHDTIARLRSNQARLKNTVSSVQSSSDQTSSTQTKGVQKRASKNAKAVSVLERQSRINKVIHALLIRDLTQGQALKELRMEVLGIKQDAFAKMVGVSRKTISEIENDRGAFKTDILDKVFKPFGLKVGLVPVSASLLNSALKEQ; this is translated from the coding sequence ATGAGTAGTCATGACTCAAAACGCCAAGATGGACAAGCTTTGAATTCCTCATCAGAGTCTGTGCACGACACCATTGCACGACTACGTTCAAATCAAGCTCGCTTAAAAAATACCGTTAGCTCAGTACAGAGCTCTTCAGATCAAACCTCTAGCACTCAGACTAAGGGCGTGCAGAAACGAGCTTCTAAAAATGCGAAGGCGGTTTCTGTATTGGAAAGGCAAAGTCGGATAAACAAGGTGATTCATGCTTTGCTCATTAGAGACTTAACGCAAGGTCAAGCTCTTAAAGAACTGAGAATGGAAGTGCTAGGCATCAAACAAGACGCTTTTGCAAAGATGGTTGGAGTCTCAAGAAAGACAATCTCTGAGATAGAGAATGATCGAGGAGCGTTTAAAACGGATATTCTCGACAAAGTGTTTAAACCATTTGGGCTAAAAGTTGGACTGGTCCCGGTATCAGCTAGTCTCCTAAATTCTGCACTTAAAGAGCAGTGA
- a CDS encoding nucleotidyltransferase family protein, producing the protein MTYMHNFDSSAAAMGLQPHQYQLIEAIVLRHPLVEQVWVFGSRAIGTFKDSSDIDLALDGANLSMSTIAQIQDQFEQSSLPYKVDVVNKRTITSQELLAHINQHGIQLK; encoded by the coding sequence ATGACGTACATGCACAACTTCGACTCCTCCGCAGCGGCCATGGGCCTACAGCCACACCAATATCAGTTGATTGAAGCCATTGTTCTTCGACATCCGCTCGTAGAACAGGTGTGGGTATTTGGCTCAAGAGCAATAGGAACTTTCAAAGACAGCTCCGATATCGATCTTGCCCTTGACGGTGCAAATCTTTCTATGAGTACCATCGCACAAATTCAGGACCAATTTGAACAGTCATCACTCCCTTATAAGGTCGATGTCGTGAACAAACGCACTATCACATCACAAGAGCTGCTCGCACACATTAATCAACATGGGATCCAACTAAAGTAA
- a CDS encoding HI0074 family nucleotidyltransferase substrate-binding subunit, which produces MNSNPDRWKQRLQNLSKAQQRLKKACAQDSYNELELAGLVQTFEFSFELTWKTLKDLLEFEGFDVASPRSVIRTALEARHLSSQQCETLLEALIKRNLLSHTYDEENVLAAQKLILGSFAPVIEQVTEYLKAKQG; this is translated from the coding sequence ATGAACTCAAACCCAGATCGTTGGAAACAACGTTTACAGAATTTAAGCAAAGCACAGCAAAGACTAAAAAAGGCCTGCGCGCAAGATAGTTATAATGAACTAGAACTCGCTGGCCTAGTGCAAACGTTTGAGTTTTCCTTCGAACTAACTTGGAAAACACTCAAAGATCTGCTCGAATTTGAAGGTTTTGATGTAGCCTCTCCACGCAGTGTCATCCGCACGGCCCTTGAGGCGAGACACCTATCATCACAACAATGCGAGACGTTGTTGGAGGCACTAATCAAACGTAACCTTTTGTCACACACTTACGATGAAGAAAATGTTCTCGCGGCTCAGAAGCTCATCTTGGGCTCATTTGCCCCGGTGATTGAACAAGTGACAGAGTATTTAAAAGCCAAGCAAGGTTAG
- a CDS encoding SWIM zinc finger family protein: MSIMEMLQALAEPQTISRGKSLAKNGKVQIETQTHDKAVAKVLGTRPYSVVVSQENGFYAACNCPAAEYQSVCKHAVATALMVWGEQAQPHSGVGEYRVETEPRAQPELSLYQWLREKPVEELADIALSLIESDSETYDFWHQKMLMSRQALPEKELKKRITAALPKRAIWYPEQVERYFDKALVKLTLVWEGMTNLGAEAQWRLLSYAEDRFVSLFDKIDDSYGYRFELEQQLKVWQLEVFPNLDWSGDKKGQWLFHRYTQEHSILNIPTDIETTPGSSEALQAFYFRCEQALMEEDNSTARWYLAKPLLEKARAEGHWQQESKWLQQSATSSKDWLEVCRLHLKHHDEFVAEDHWLRAKRLATTPFEANACLRTKIDVQIALDEPMLAWESAQAWFAHHATFEAYRVLIDYQATLAPDETIEAWCETQLQVTFESTQDPWRRLGANESLIEYYLHHRVHDKAMAQAEASPLSDELLMRLCHRVLDEDTTWAFKHYYQVIAQRIRQTNNRAYHEANTLLDDIEQYSIKPAHRERYLALIAQLQIEFKAKRNMMALLAQR; this comes from the coding sequence ATGTCTATCATGGAAATGCTTCAAGCGCTCGCAGAGCCTCAAACGATTAGCCGAGGAAAATCGCTCGCTAAAAACGGCAAGGTACAAATTGAAACACAAACCCATGACAAAGCGGTCGCCAAAGTGCTTGGGACGCGTCCCTATTCTGTTGTGGTCAGTCAAGAAAACGGTTTTTATGCGGCGTGCAATTGCCCTGCTGCCGAATATCAATCGGTGTGCAAGCATGCGGTTGCCACCGCCTTGATGGTGTGGGGAGAGCAAGCACAACCTCACTCAGGCGTTGGCGAGTATCGCGTCGAGACGGAACCTCGAGCACAACCCGAGCTCTCCCTTTATCAATGGCTGCGTGAAAAGCCGGTAGAAGAGCTGGCCGATATTGCACTATCACTGATTGAATCCGACAGTGAGACTTATGATTTTTGGCATCAAAAGATGCTTATGTCCCGTCAGGCGCTCCCAGAAAAAGAGCTCAAAAAGCGCATCACCGCCGCTTTGCCTAAACGCGCAATTTGGTATCCAGAGCAAGTCGAGCGGTATTTTGACAAAGCCTTGGTGAAATTAACGTTGGTTTGGGAAGGAATGACTAACCTTGGTGCAGAGGCGCAATGGCGACTGCTCAGCTACGCAGAGGATCGCTTTGTGAGCCTGTTTGACAAGATAGATGACTCCTACGGTTATCGTTTTGAACTCGAGCAACAGTTAAAAGTCTGGCAACTTGAAGTGTTCCCGAACCTTGATTGGAGTGGGGACAAGAAAGGTCAGTGGCTGTTTCATCGTTATACCCAAGAGCATTCGATACTGAATATCCCAACCGATATTGAAACGACGCCGGGTTCGAGTGAGGCTTTACAAGCCTTTTATTTTCGCTGTGAACAAGCGCTGATGGAGGAAGATAACTCGACAGCAAGGTGGTATTTGGCGAAACCTTTACTAGAGAAAGCACGTGCAGAGGGTCATTGGCAACAAGAGTCGAAGTGGCTGCAGCAAAGCGCGACATCGAGTAAGGACTGGCTTGAAGTTTGCCGCTTACACCTCAAGCATCATGATGAGTTTGTCGCAGAAGATCACTGGCTTCGAGCCAAGCGATTGGCCACAACACCTTTTGAGGCGAACGCTTGCTTGCGCACAAAAATCGATGTTCAAATCGCGCTCGATGAGCCGATGTTAGCGTGGGAAAGTGCGCAGGCGTGGTTTGCACATCATGCAACATTTGAGGCGTACCGTGTATTGATAGATTATCAAGCGACATTAGCGCCCGATGAAACGATTGAGGCGTGGTGTGAAACGCAGCTTCAAGTGACTTTTGAGAGCACTCAAGATCCTTGGCGTCGGCTCGGCGCCAATGAAAGTCTGATTGAGTATTACCTTCATCATCGGGTGCATGACAAAGCAATGGCTCAAGCAGAGGCTTCACCGCTTTCTGACGAGCTATTGATGCGCTTATGCCATCGTGTACTCGATGAGGATACGACATGGGCGTTTAAGCACTACTATCAGGTGATTGCACAGCGCATTAGGCAAACCAATAACCGGGCCTATCATGAAGCCAACACGTTATTGGATGACATCGAGCAATACAGTATCAAACCGGCACATCGAGAGCGCTATCTTGCGTTGATAGCGCAGTTGCAAATCGAGTTTAAGGCGAAGCGTAATATGATGGCGTTGTTGGCTCAGCGTTAA
- a CDS encoding Ig-like domain-containing protein, with translation MKAWHWSVALPVVVLTGCNSSSGDNPPPPADELISVSISSKPDDMLVGSTFSLTAKAVWSSGNTEDITDSAQWSVTPMDAAKVNGSVLTALAVTDAAQLDLSYQGKFDSASFSISAPDEEITLESIELSGFEPSMFVGESQSLTLTAFYSDKSEKEVTEVASWSTSNGEFASVDAGMVTGIGAGSVEISATFDGLSESTFIEVMEVLPELVELEIRNHTPELIDGYSMALEAWAHYSDESSDNITQEATWLSSNEDIASFTHNMLQSHAEGEVEITLSFDEQSATETVTVLPAEAISILPNISSGNTLQITEDDILSNTVVVALSNEKLETYNDAEFAFDDKATDAQGYTLLELGESNTRALRSGETQFTLGSINESLQKRLGELGIEFELVEDSNIASAVIDLQVTDNPDIYQWNQVIVPDPEGLYLKQMFTQNDRVYFVWNSGSSANNNSGVLLSWFDGQSFSEPVTILDYGFVDSSNHMINGGGNGLALITIKTAINTYETHIVDLSNLEETHRVKFDDYEHLSTIPSMHVQGAVAFDESGNLIVVTKKTMELTFHRYFPETQTWLEAPMTLRAERIAQQLTHPNHLMIVQQERSPLDTPISFMFFNLSDFAVETTVPLQYPQDVSEYCETNRTAGYHLGVSLTQDLERFAVHCYGKVGTGSSPALQRLVWEDATQAPFAYTPEETLSLERSSYQPVVAHIGESILANSDYTKDVYGKEYLNVDHLTEGELILHAQDKPADSQFFSHAYVNQNTANNTVLDTSFLAMDNPYVEDEAVFVYQDGIAIFDKALKTLSYDDALYGTKYWGAKGDYMRYLFVLNGEWHMLTHSTTPRQFKVATFQMRNPN, from the coding sequence GTGAAAGCTTGGCATTGGAGCGTAGCTCTGCCTGTGGTCGTTCTGACCGGGTGTAATTCAAGTAGTGGTGACAACCCACCCCCACCAGCCGATGAGCTCATCTCGGTTTCTATTTCCTCAAAGCCAGACGATATGTTGGTTGGTAGTACGTTTTCTCTCACGGCAAAAGCCGTTTGGAGTAGCGGTAATACTGAAGACATCACTGATTCAGCTCAGTGGAGCGTGACACCTATGGATGCGGCAAAAGTCAACGGTAGTGTTCTGACCGCGCTGGCAGTGACAGACGCTGCCCAATTGGATTTGTCCTATCAAGGTAAATTTGATAGCGCGAGTTTTTCTATTTCTGCGCCTGATGAAGAGATTACGCTAGAAAGTATAGAGCTGTCAGGGTTTGAGCCTTCGATGTTTGTTGGGGAGTCTCAATCATTGACGTTAACGGCCTTCTATAGTGACAAGAGTGAAAAAGAGGTGACTGAAGTTGCTTCTTGGTCAACAAGCAATGGTGAGTTTGCATCGGTTGACGCTGGTATGGTCACAGGTATTGGCGCAGGGAGTGTTGAGATCAGTGCCACGTTTGATGGACTCTCTGAGTCGACCTTTATTGAAGTGATGGAGGTGCTACCTGAGCTTGTTGAGCTAGAGATCCGAAATCATACACCAGAGCTTATTGATGGCTATTCCATGGCTTTAGAAGCCTGGGCGCACTACAGCGATGAGTCCTCAGACAACATTACGCAAGAGGCAACATGGTTGAGCTCTAATGAGGACATTGCGAGTTTTACTCATAATATGTTGCAGTCACATGCAGAAGGTGAGGTCGAGATCACACTCAGTTTTGATGAGCAATCTGCGACAGAGACAGTGACGGTACTCCCTGCCGAGGCGATAAGCATTCTGCCAAATATATCAAGTGGCAACACACTACAGATCACCGAGGATGACATTCTTTCAAACACCGTAGTCGTGGCGTTATCAAATGAAAAACTTGAAACGTATAATGACGCTGAGTTTGCCTTTGATGATAAAGCGACAGATGCGCAAGGCTACACTCTGCTTGAGCTAGGTGAGAGCAATACGCGGGCTTTACGCAGCGGAGAAACCCAATTTACGCTCGGAAGTATTAACGAGAGTCTCCAAAAGCGATTAGGCGAATTAGGAATAGAGTTTGAGCTTGTTGAGGATAGCAATATTGCTTCGGCCGTTATCGATCTTCAAGTGACAGATAACCCAGATATATACCAGTGGAACCAGGTCATTGTTCCTGATCCAGAAGGCCTGTATCTCAAGCAAATGTTTACACAAAATGATCGTGTCTATTTTGTTTGGAACTCTGGCAGTTCCGCAAACAATAATAGTGGTGTGTTGTTATCTTGGTTTGATGGGCAGAGTTTTTCTGAGCCGGTGACAATATTGGATTATGGTTTTGTAGACAGCAGTAACCACATGATTAATGGCGGTGGTAATGGTCTGGCATTAATTACAATCAAAACCGCAATCAACACTTATGAAACTCATATTGTCGACCTATCAAATCTAGAGGAAACGCATCGAGTTAAGTTTGATGATTATGAACATTTATCCACAATCCCATCGATGCATGTTCAGGGTGCCGTTGCTTTTGATGAATCAGGAAACTTGATTGTTGTGACTAAAAAAACCATGGAACTGACTTTCCACCGGTATTTTCCTGAGACACAAACTTGGCTTGAAGCGCCGATGACACTTCGTGCTGAGCGGATCGCACAGCAATTGACGCACCCGAATCATCTAATGATTGTCCAGCAAGAGCGCTCGCCACTGGATACACCTATCTCTTTCATGTTCTTTAACCTTTCTGATTTCGCGGTAGAGACAACTGTGCCACTTCAATACCCTCAAGATGTCAGTGAGTATTGTGAGACCAATAGAACAGCAGGTTATCATTTAGGTGTGAGCTTAACGCAAGATTTGGAGAGGTTTGCGGTGCATTGTTACGGTAAGGTGGGCACAGGCTCATCCCCAGCACTGCAAAGGCTTGTTTGGGAAGATGCGACACAAGCACCGTTTGCTTATACTCCTGAAGAGACATTAAGTCTTGAGCGTTCAAGCTATCAACCGGTTGTGGCTCATATTGGTGAGAGCATTTTGGCTAACAGCGATTACACAAAAGACGTTTACGGAAAAGAGTACCTGAATGTCGATCACCTTACAGAAGGCGAGTTGATACTGCATGCACAGGATAAGCCGGCGGACAGTCAGTTCTTTAGTCATGCTTATGTTAATCAAAACACGGCAAACAATACGGTGTTAGATACTTCATTCCTCGCGATGGATAACCCTTATGTTGAAGATGAGGCTGTATTTGTGTACCAAGATGGTATTGCTATTTTTGACAAGGCGCTGAAAACTTTGAGCTACGATGATGCCCTGTATGGCACAAAGTACTGGGGAGCGAAAGGCGATTACATGCGTTATCTTTTTGTCTTAAATGGGGAGTGGCATATGCTGACGCACTCAACAACACCGAGACAATTTAAGGTCGCTACATTCCAAATGCGCAACCCTAACTAA
- a CDS encoding BamA/TamA family outer membrane protein, with the protein MNTKPQLPLWPLCALALSHSVYASSVEPLFDTPEYLEHTFVDDLLDVFGADGGFDESKTIDMSYLPTAYYTPEKKFGVGLLMVGLYHTDGSSGAEQPSSLVVNSFISQNKSYGVSIENMTYFNQGKQRLLLDVELHNEASVYYGKGIAAGDIDSNKHEFDEVLYSFKPTWMTAFGRDYYLGVGGEITYAKADKLEHVVGDNGSTPFYELPSGTSAGVVLSSVYDSRDYRLNASEGWLFQLDAGLYQNFESDKTYSLYDLEVANYINLNPVPGLIAWQVQGQFSEGDVPWYAMPDLGGSSAMRGYIKGRYRDDHMMMGQMEYRLPIVQRLGMVFWGAAGSVAPSISKLSDDILTSYGTGFRFRIKDKINLRADVGFGQNETAFYLNVNEVF; encoded by the coding sequence ATGAATACCAAGCCTCAGCTGCCGCTCTGGCCATTATGTGCTCTCGCGCTCAGTCACTCTGTGTATGCCTCTTCTGTTGAGCCTCTGTTTGATACCCCTGAATACCTTGAGCATACCTTTGTCGATGACTTATTGGATGTCTTTGGCGCGGATGGCGGATTTGATGAGAGCAAAACCATCGATATGAGCTACCTGCCGACGGCCTACTACACGCCTGAGAAAAAGTTTGGCGTCGGGCTATTAATGGTGGGGCTTTATCATACTGATGGCTCGAGTGGTGCAGAGCAGCCGTCTTCACTGGTGGTGAACTCGTTCATTTCGCAGAATAAGTCTTATGGCGTGTCGATTGAAAATATGACCTATTTCAATCAAGGTAAGCAGCGTTTACTGCTCGATGTGGAACTGCACAACGAAGCCTCAGTCTATTATGGCAAAGGCATTGCCGCAGGTGACATTGATAGCAATAAACACGAGTTTGATGAGGTGTTGTACTCGTTTAAACCGACGTGGATGACGGCATTTGGCCGTGATTACTATCTTGGTGTCGGCGGCGAGATTACCTACGCGAAAGCAGACAAACTTGAGCATGTGGTGGGAGATAACGGCTCGACGCCCTTTTATGAGCTCCCAAGTGGCACCAGTGCGGGTGTGGTGTTGTCGAGTGTGTATGACTCGCGGGATTATCGCTTGAATGCGAGTGAGGGGTGGCTTTTCCAATTGGATGCAGGGCTGTATCAGAACTTTGAAAGTGACAAAACATATAGCCTCTATGATCTAGAGGTGGCGAACTACATTAACCTGAATCCGGTTCCAGGTTTGATTGCATGGCAGGTACAAGGCCAATTCAGTGAAGGGGATGTGCCTTGGTATGCAATGCCGGATCTTGGCGGCTCAAGTGCGATGCGTGGCTATATCAAAGGGCGTTATCGAGACGACCACATGATGATGGGGCAAATGGAGTACCGCCTGCCGATTGTTCAGCGTCTTGGCATGGTCTTTTGGGGCGCCGCGGGCAGTGTTGCCCCTTCAATTTCTAAGCTCAGTGATGATATCCTTACCTCGTACGGGACGGGCTTTCGTTTCCGCATCAAAGATAAAATCAATCTAAGAGCCGATGTCGGTTTTGGCCAAAACGAGACCGCCTTCTATCTCAACGTCAACGAAGTATTTTAG